The DNA window CGGAATCTACGCTGGCACCGGATACTTTAAGAACATGTGGTGTGTCCATTTGAATTTTCAAGCTAGGGTTAGAGTGCTCAATTTCAAGGACATGAGGATTATTAGCTGTTTCTTCATGCTTAATTTTTTCCTTTGAAAATGTATCAAACAGTGGAAGAATGTAGACACTGAGAATAAGAGGATCTTCGCTTGTCATGAAGATAAGAAGATCTAAATGTTGTTCAATAGGGATGTCTTTTTGTTTAATAACTGTGGTAGGCCAAAAGGATGGCTGGATTATTTTGGCATGAAAACAAGTCAGCTCCACCGATTCCAAGATTCCAAGGACTTTTACAGCATATTTGAGAGAGGAGTATGACTCTGCTAAACAGGCGTAATGAGGTAGATGTGCCTCCTCCAGTTTCCCTGAGATCACCGTCACATCAATCACAGGACCAATTCTCTCACACTGAAGCCTCTCCAGCTCTTCACTGAGGAAACCTCCATCCACTGCACGATACTGGAGAGTGATGTCACCAGCACAGACCCATCGCATTCTGGTCCTTCTGCACTCGAATCGACCTGCCGGAGTGCTGATCCTGAACTCTGACCCTCCTTCATCTGTACAGACTGACGGCTCCACCTGAACCCACTGATCAGAGTCAACAATGTGAACACAAGACTGACACACTGGGAGCGGCTGAAGATTCAGTCCAGATTGTTCTGAGTCAAAGATGTCCAACCTAGGGAGCAGATATTATAATAAATGAGATGATAaacttataaaaagaaaacatacaaaatgaTAAGATAACCTCACTTCTTCAGCTGTTCCAAAACTTTCGGTTTGAAATGAATTTTCACTTTGTCGTAACAGCTGTGACTGCAGTCCAGTTCTTTGCACTGGTCAGTGGGTTTCCTGCCCTTCCTCCTTGAAAAAGACGGAGGAAACcaggataaataaaaatatacaaaatatatcaaCATTTTCCTTTAAGCTTTTGTAGGTTTTGTCCATACTCTCAACcagcaaaaataacaaataaataaataaagataaatattataaaaaaagaaacaatgtttttgttaatatccATAATGGTGACTAAATTTTAAACCCACCTCTCTAAAGTGAAACTATACATTCATACTATTAAATATCCTGAATTTGGAACCTAATGTATAACCCAAAATATGAGGgtaattctgatttattttgaaaaacaaataaagacaaagaCTAAATATCCGCTAAATATCACCTTgataaacagtttaaaaaatatattttcagtcgACCTAATAGGTTTAATTTGTAGATTAACACATCCTAATATATATGCACACTGCATCATAAGTAACTTAtttgttttgtggttttaatttacttaaaataaaaagagcATCCTCAAAGTATATCAAATGGACATCTGTTGAGTTCATACACACCCTTCAATGATCACAGTGCAGTGTGGATCTGTCAGTGATTTGTTCAGCAACATGATTCCCTCTTctaacagcaaatcagcaaagACACTGCAATATTGTTGTTGATACACAAACACCAATATAAGCAAAACACTTAACATCGCAAtaacatacttaaaaaaagtgtttagttCAGTTATGTTCAGTTAGCCTGCAGCACATTtaaattgaaagtgaaagtgaaagtgaaagtgacgtgacattcagccaagtatggtgacccatattcagaatgtgtgctctgcatttaacccatccgaagtgcacacacacagagcagtgaacacacacacactgtgaacacaccccggagcagtgggcagccatttatgctgcggcgcccggggagcagttgggggttcgatgccttgctcaagggcacctaagtcgtggtattgaattattacaaatatactattatttatcattatcaaATCTATAATGTAACTGTAGAACTGCAGCCAATTGTTTTAAAGAGTTGACCCCTGGCTCACTGGAGATTCAAGCCTccactttgtgtgaggaacagaccaaaaCTAAAGTCTAAATTTGCTTCACTTTGATTCTTAGCCCCTTCTCTCACCCTCTTGCCATGTTCATGACAGTATGCTGCAAATGTTTTGTGTAgacaatacagtttttttctttcaaatgttataaaattcagatgtttttgatttAAGCATTCAGTAACTTCATGGGGCCACACAGTACTATCgctactggaaggaaaaaagggGGACAGAGTGCATAGGACCCCCACTGAAAGTGATTTTGAGAGGTCCTTATGGCAAAATAATTTCAATGGGCTGAGAATCCTTAGCAACGTCACTGGGGCCACAGTAAATGGTCTTACCTGAGCTGCTGCAGACTTGTGCAGGTCCGGACGAGCCAAATGATCCCAGAAGCCCAGCTTTCATTCAGACTGACCAGCTTTAGATCCAACATCGTCAAACCCACAGAGTGAAATGAAGACAGCAACAAACTGACATGCTCATCAAGAGCTGAAGAACTGCAAAAGTTTTAAAAAGctgttgcatgtatgtatgtagaaCAGTGAAGCTTCTGATGAGATAAATAGAGCAATGGCAAAATTAGTATTTTTCTTACTCTTCAGCTACTTTTGCTGTCTTGCTGAGTCTCTGTAAGAAGAATGTCCAGTCAGTGCTGGATAACTCTGATTGTGGACATGTAAGACTGATGTTCAAGACTGCTGGAAATGACAGATTCTTCTCAGAGGAGCTCAAAGACAAcctgaaacagacagaaacacagagaaacaTTTAATAACAGCACTGTACACCCCATAggagtgttttgttttgtgttctggAACCTGTTGTTTCTTTACAAGACTATATAATTATTCTATGAATGATTCTTTATTAGAAAGATTACTATGTATGTGCAAAAGTTCTTACAAGACATCTCCACGATTGACTGATAGGTTAAGTGACCATCTGGGACCCTCAGCACTGTTCTCATCCTCCTGAACTCTACCAAGTACAAAGAAAAGACAGCTTATTATGTTCAAATGACTGGTTTGATACTCATATTGCTGTATTGGAGGTAGGACATTGTGTCTTAAAATTACTTCAGTTCTCTCAGGATTTTTGATTCCCCAAGAACCTGGATCAAATCTTCAACTTCTGACAGGTGCTCCACTGACAGCCTAAACATGATATGAGTCAGTGACAAATATaagtgtgaaatatatatttgtttaaaatgtcgTGTAAAATGCATTTGCACAAAGTGCCACCTTTCCATATTATACTTAAGTTGACTTCATATtgttttgaaataaaactgaaaagtttttAATCATTACTGATTATCACCATAttatatcaccagcaaacatacactcatttgcatccttctcttcattctctgaggcagaagtctccaaactcatcctttctaatcatcctacttcTTGaccacttgatcctattccatctcaacATCTTCAAGTCAtatctcctgcagttgtacctgcactcactcacatcattaacacatccctccacaaTGGTGTTTTTCcgtcatcatttagacaggcatgtataactccactacttaagaaacccaccctctaCCCATCTCTTTTaaagaactacagaccagtttcccttcttcctttcaatGCAAAAACACTTAAATGAGCTGTGTTCCACtaagtctctgcatttctcacacagaacaacctccttgacagcaaacaatctggcttcagaagtggacattcaactgagactgccttgctcagttgttgaagccctaagactggcaagagcggaatccaaatcttcatacttatcctgcttgatgtgtccgctgcttttgacacggttacccaccagatcctcctatcagtCTACTGGCAAAGAGCATCTCAGGAATTCCAcatcagtggtttgagtcttacctatcagataggtccttcaaagtatcttggataGGTGaagtgtccaagtcacaacatctaactactggggtgcctcagggctcagttcctggaccacttctcttctctgtcaacatggcatcattaggttctgtcattcagaaacatggctttcataccactgctatgttgatgacactcaactctacctcttattccatcctgatgatccgagaGTAGCTACTAGCATTTTAGCTtatctaacagacatttcttgcagaatgaaggaccatcaccttcaactcaaccttgccaagacagaactgcttgcgaTTCCAGCAAAcgcatcgtttcatcacaatttcaccatcaaccataactccttaaaaaacagctagaagccttggagttatgattgatgatcagctgactttctcagacctcAATTGCTAAAACTATCTGGTCCTTTagtttgctttattcaacatcaagaagatcaagccctttctttcggaacatgctgcacaactccttgttcaagctcttgttctgtccaggctggactattgcaatgctctcttggcaggtcttccagccagttctatcaaacctttacaattaatccagaatacggcagcaagataaattttaaatgagccaaaaataatacatgtcacacctctgtttatcaatttgcactggctaccaatagctgctcacataaaattcaagacattgatCTTTTCCTACAAGACCACAACTaactctgcacccatttacctaaatgtattacttcagacttatgtcccctctagaagcttgcattctgtaAGTGAACAtagcttgattgtgccatctcaaagaagcacaaagtcacttttacggacttttaaatcaaatgttccctcctggtggaatgacttaGTCCAAGCAGCTGAATCCtcagccatcttcaagaatcgaccTAAGACCTATCTCTTTCATCTTTATTTGAActtctaactttagcactcactattctaattatattcaaaaaaaaaaaaatctaactaacctttctaatctttttgtccCTTCAAATCTAAACTTTTGACCTCAGctgtttatattaaacaaaaattaagtaaCTGTATTTTCATAAGTGTGTAAATCAAGAATTAAGTTTTAATTGTTTCTCCATTCAAAAACACTGACCTCATAGTCTTAGAGATACAGAGCGCTGGCTGAAGAATCTTGAGTTTCTCAGCTGTTAAATCACAGTACATGAGGTTCAGGTATCTGATGTTTGGACAGCACTGAAGACAGTACAGCAGCACCCAGCAATCTGTGCTCCTCAGAGAAATGTTAGACAGATTGATGGATACCCAGTCTCCTAAAGCTCTCCTCACAACTTTCTCATCCTGGAGCTCATACAGACAGCACATAGCAAACAGTTCACATCCATGCTGTCTCCTCACTGTAAGAAGACTTTCCTGCAGGTTTGTCTTTAGTTTTATGATTTGAGGAACAGTCCACTTGATTATTTCAAAGAGTGAGCTGCTCGTCTTCTCATTTAAGAGACCACAGAGAAACATCATGACTGAAGGGATGGGATTTGTTCTTCTTTCTGGAGAAGGCCTATTGATTATACCCTTCATTTTCAGGGAGTCCAACAGATCTGTGACTTTCCCCCAGGACTCTTTTTTAtccagtaaaacataaaaaagagcaGTGAAAAACTCCTGGAAGCTGAGATGCATGAACTTGAACACTGACACCTGTCTGTTATGTCTTTTCAAACTATCTTTATACAAGAACACATTAGTAGCAGGATCTAAGCCAGTCGCAGTCACACTCTTCTCTACAAAAAGACCTTCTCGCTTCTTCACCCCTTCTTCTGCCCGATGACCCAGGCTCCTCAGCATGGTGAGGACAGACTGACTCTGGTCATGCTGCTCCAGTAGAGTGGACACAAAGTGCACATATATGGAGGTGTTTGTCTTTAGTTCTCTCATCACACGATCATCATCTGTTAAGTGTTTCTTCAGACAAAAACAGACCATCCAACACAGCAAAGGCACAGAGCAGGCAGTCAGGAGGCTTTCATTTATCTTCACTCTCTCATACATTTTCCTGAAGAGCTGTTCATCCTGAAAGAACTTCTGGAAGTACTCCTGCACCCCTCTCTCAGAGAAGCCCATAATCTCAGTGAAACGCTGAGGACCCTTGAGGAGGTTCATCACTGCATCAGCAGCTGGAGATCTTGTGGTGACAAGAATGAATGACTCAGGCAACAAGATTCCCTTTAACACGCTCCTAAGAATGTCCATGGGTCGGGCTCTATGAGATGGATTAGTGAGTACTAACATCGAATGACTGGGTGGATGAGATACATATTCATCAATCCCATCAATGAGGAAAAGGACTTTCTTTGGTGTTGTTACTCAGTATCTGTGAGATCTGATCCAATGTTAAACTGCAACTCCAGCTCAAAAGCTCAAATAAGCTCATTTCCTCAAACATACACTTCAGCtcttcacaattaaaaagaaacattacatcAAAGTTTTCAGAGTAAAGTTCTCCAGAAGCCCAGTCCAACATGATCTTCTGTAACGTGAAGGATTTCCCTCTTCCAGAATCTCCACTGAGAATCACAGTTTTCGGTGTGTTTTCATCACTGTCAGGACTGAACAGCTGGTCTATTCTGATGCTGTGATTCTTGTCATTTGATAACAGATGAGATGAAGCATCCACAGACCTCACATGTTCAAGATAGTATTTCTCAGTCTGCTCTTTGCTCCTCTGAATAATCACTGGTTCAGTGTAACGGGTGGCCAGATCCACACATGGAAGATTATGCTCTGTTGCAACCTTACATTTATTAATGACTGATGCTTTATATTGAAGAATCATGTCACTCCGATCTACAAAAAGACACAAATGTTATTACTTTAGTGGTTAAAAATGGCCAAAGAACAGTAACAAGTTAAATTACTAACAGTCAGAATGAAGGTGTGGGCAGATTAGAAAATGTCTGcacaattttgagaaaataaaaataaaaaatgatattgtCTACTGTCAATTCCACAGTAATGTgtaaagcacagctcacacaacaagcagctttctgttcTTTTAGCACAATGAATTCATTTGACCaacttgaaaatgaacaaaatctgCATTGGAAACGTTTTCACCCTTACACTAATCTTCCAACAATTAAgcgtaaatatatgaaaatataaaactgtaattttgtgtgtACAGTCTCAGCTAGTCCTATGCTGTCTTCAGTTAGAAAATCCCTAAAAAGAATTTCCCAAAATAGTAGTTTAACCTGGCAATTTAATTTGAAAtctaaaataatgctaaattaaaGATACCATAGGGACAGAGCACATTTAGGCCACGCCAACACCGTGACGGTGGGAAACAATACAATGCTCTCCATTGACTTTGTATTGCTGGAAGCTGCCTCCTTTTCATTTCTaacttataacaaaaaaaataaataaataaataccagaaCAATGCCTAAAAGCTGCTGTGTGACAAGGTGTTAAGTATCTAAAAAAACTCCCAGAACTATGCTTTTATAAGATGTCAAAAAGCTAAACCTGAGattaatttgatataaaaaaaaaaaaaagttaaagcagAGTGTTTAGAAGCTTATCTGGCAAATTCAAAAATAAAGGTCTGGTAATACTCAAACCAGACAACACAAAGTAAATAATGATCTCTTGAACTGTAAATCTATAAAGTGACTTATATTAATAAACAAGGTAAACTTTCACTCACCTTTATGTCTGGTTGCTACTTTGGAATCAGGATCGGGAGGTTTGTGCTTCCATCTGTAACCACCTGTTTATCAAAAACCACAGGATAGGTCACATTAGACTACCCATATTGATAGGTTTGaacataataattcatttttcacTCTCCAGATAATACTCATTTTGCCCTGGTTGGTTTGTTCTGCCCTGATCTCTATTGCCATCAAGTAACCCTCTGAAGAAGAGCTGCACAGTTCTTATCCACAAACATATCCCTTACACTGATATGTATATATAGAAACAATGTAGGCTATATAAGAAAAAACATcgtcataaatataaaattggaCAATTGTTTAattgtacaaataaaatgtaGAGATTCAAACGACTGAAGTTTTTCAGCAATTATTTAAATCGCGCCGTTTCTCTCACTTACCAAATCTGCTCATCGTGTTGGATAGAAGA is part of the Carassius auratus strain Wakin chromosome 27, ASM336829v1, whole genome shotgun sequence genome and encodes:
- the LOC113045409 gene encoding NACHT, LRR and PYD domains-containing protein 12-like is translated as MSRFGGYRWKHKPPDPDSKVATRHKDRSDMILQYKASVINKCKVATEHNLPCVDLATRYTEPVIIQRSKEQTEKYYLEHVRSVDASSHLLSNDKNHSIRIDQLFSPDSDENTPKTVILSGDSGRGKSFTLQKIMLDWASGELYSENFDVMFLFNCEELKCMFEEMSLFELLSWSCSLTLDQISQILSNNTKESPFPH